TCGCCAACCCGCGCGCGGTCGCCCACCGGCTGCTCACCGACCGCCCGGCGCCCGGCCCGCGCATGGCGGCCGACACGGCCAAGCACCTGGCCACGCACTACGGCTCGCTGGCCTTCGACATCGCCCGTATGGCCAACGAGAGCCCCGAGCTCGCCGAGCGCGTCCACCCCGACGCCCCGGAGATCTGGGCACAGGTCGTCTGGGCCCGGGACCACGAGTGGGCCGAGACGCCGGACGACGTGCTGCGCCGCCGTACGACGCTGACGATCCGCGGCCTCGCCACGGACGACGTCCGCGCCAAGGTGCAGGACCTGCTCGACAAGAAGTAGGCACGGGTACGGGGGATCAGTTGTCCGGAAGGGGCGGCTCCACGCCGACGGAGCCGCCCCTTCCGCGTTCCCGCGCCCGCATAATGACCTGATACGTCGGAGGTCTTGAACGCATTGGGAGGCCGGCCATGGCAGTCACCGACGAGGCGATCGAGAAGATCAAGGGAATGATCGTCTCCGGCGCGCTGCGCCCGGGCGACCGGCTGCCCAAGGAGAGCGAACTCGCCGCCGGCCTCGGCCTGTCCCGCAACTCCCTGCGGGAGGCGGTGCGTGCCCTGTCGCTGATCCGGATCCTGGACGTGCGGCAGGGCGACGGCACGTACGTCACCAGCCTCGACCCGCAACTCCTGCTGGAGGCACTGAGCTTCGTCGTCGACTTCCACCGCGACGACACGGTGCTGGAGTTCCTCGCCGTGCGCCGCATCCTGGAGCCGGCCGCGACCGCGATGGCGGCCGTGCGGATCAGCGAGCAGCAGGTGGACGCGCTGACGGCCCAGCTGGACAAGCTCGGTGAGGCCCCCTCCGTGGAGGATCTGGTCGCCTGCGACCCGGAGTTCCACCGGGGCATCGTGCACAGCTCGGGCAACTCGGTGCTGTGCTCACTGCTCGACGGGCTGTCGGGCCCCACGACCCGGGCCCGGATCTGGCGCGGCCTCAGTCAGGAGGACGCGGTCGCCCGCACCCTGCGCGAGCACCGGGCGATCCTCGCCGCCCTGCGCGACCGGGACGCCGAGGCGGCCCGCTCGTGGGCGACCGTGCACATCGCGAGTGTGGAGCAGTGGCTGCGCTCCACGCTGTGACCAGGGCCTCACCGACCGCTCGGATGAATCCGGGGTGTTCAGGGGCGGATCGCGGGGCAGTGATGGGGGCACTCCCCCTGCAAGGGGGCTGCGGGCGCCCCCGCGGCACGCCGTAAGGTTGGGTGGTCAAGCGAGGGCACGTCGGAAGGAGGCGCTGGGTGATCGAGCTCGAGGGGGTTCCCGAGCTGGTCGACCCGGTCATGGTGGCCGCGTTCGAGGGCTGGAACGACGCCGGCGACGCCGCCTCCACCGCGGTCGCGCATCTGGACAGGGAGTGGAAGGGCGAGGTCTTCGCGGCGCTGGACGCCGAGGACTACTACGACTTCCAGGTGAACCGCCCCACGGTGTTCATGGAAGCGGGCGTCCGCAAGATCACCTGGCCCACGACCAGGCTGTCGGTGGTCCGGGTGGGCGGCGAGAAGCCGCGCGACCTCGTCCTCGTCAGGGGCATCGAACCGTCCATGAGGTGGCGGTCGTTCTGCAATGAACTGCTGGGCTTCGCGCACGAACTGGGCGTGGAACTGGTGGTCGTCCTGGGCGCCCTGCTCGGTGACACCCCGCACACCCGTCCGGTCCCGATCAGCGGCACCACGTCCGACCCGGACCTGGCCCGCCGCATGGATCTGGAGGAGACCAAGTACGAGGGCCCCACGGGCATCGTCGGAGTCCTCCAGGAGGCGTGCACGCACGCGGGCGTCCCGGCCGTGTCGCTCTGGGCGGCGGTGCCGCACTACGTGTCCCAGCCGCCGAACCCGAAGGCCACGCTGGCCCTGCTGAACCGCCTTGAGGACCTGATCGACGTGCGCATCCCGCTGGGCGAGCTGCCCGAGGACGCGCGCGCCTGGCAGGTCGGCGTGGACCAGCTGGCCGCCGAGGACAGCGAGGTCGCCGAGTACGTCCAGTCGCTGGAGGAGGCCCGGGACACCGCGGAGTTGCCGGAGGCGTCCGGCGAGGCCATCGCCCGGGAGTTCGAGCGCTACCTGCGGCGCCATGACGGCGGCGGACCGCCCGGGCCCGGCGGTCACGCCACGGCGGACGGCAGCGACAGCACCTCGTACCTGCGGGACAACCCCGGCGGCCGCACCCGCCCGCCCAAGCCGCCGAAGCCGGGCACGGACGACGACGAGTCGTCGGACGACTGAGGGCACGGCAAGGGCACGGCACCGACACGCCAAGGGGCGTCTCCCGTTCGGGAGACGCCCCTTGGCGTGCTTCGAGGCCCCGGCTACAGCGCCACACCCAGCAGCGCGTCCACCGCCCGGGAGACCACCCCGGGCGCGCCGATGTCCGTACCGCCGCTCTGCTCCTGGAGCTCGACCCAGCGGTCGACCGCGGTGAGCGCGGCCGGTGCGTCCAGATCGTTCGCGAGGGCCTCGCGGATCTCGTCGACGAGCGCCTCCGCCGACGGCCCGTCGGGCCGGGACACGGCCGCCCGCCAGCGGCCGAGCCGCTCGACGGCGTCCTCAAGCACCTGCTCGGTGTACTCCCAGTCGGAGCGGTAGTGGTGGGCGAGCAGCGCGAGCCGGATGGCGGCCGGGTCGACGCCGTCGTGCCGGAGCTTGGAGACGAAGACCAGGTTGCCCTTGGACTTGGACATCTTCTCGCCGTCCAGGGCGACCATGCCGGCGTGC
The Streptomyces tuirus genome window above contains:
- a CDS encoding FadR/GntR family transcriptional regulator — protein: MAVTDEAIEKIKGMIVSGALRPGDRLPKESELAAGLGLSRNSLREAVRALSLIRILDVRQGDGTYVTSLDPQLLLEALSFVVDFHRDDTVLEFLAVRRILEPAATAMAAVRISEQQVDALTAQLDKLGEAPSVEDLVACDPEFHRGIVHSSGNSVLCSLLDGLSGPTTRARIWRGLSQEDAVARTLREHRAILAALRDRDAEAARSWATVHIASVEQWLRSTL
- a CDS encoding PAC2 family protein; protein product: MIELEGVPELVDPVMVAAFEGWNDAGDAASTAVAHLDREWKGEVFAALDAEDYYDFQVNRPTVFMEAGVRKITWPTTRLSVVRVGGEKPRDLVLVRGIEPSMRWRSFCNELLGFAHELGVELVVVLGALLGDTPHTRPVPISGTTSDPDLARRMDLEETKYEGPTGIVGVLQEACTHAGVPAVSLWAAVPHYVSQPPNPKATLALLNRLEDLIDVRIPLGELPEDARAWQVGVDQLAAEDSEVAEYVQSLEEARDTAELPEASGEAIAREFERYLRRHDGGGPPGPGGHATADGSDSTSYLRDNPGGRTRPPKPPKPGTDDDESSDD